TCCCTTAGTTACTACCTGAATGCCTGAATTTGCCGCCGCCCTGCCCGCCGCTTTCTTCCCCTCAACTACCCCTCAGACCTATACTAGCACCGATTTTGGTCCTGATTTCCGGTGGGGTGTGGCGGCGGCGGCTTACCAGACCGAAGGCGCCTGGAACGCCGATGGCAAAGGGCCCAGCATCTGGGATGAATTTGTGCGCCGCCCCCGGAAAATCAGGGGCAACAGCCATGCCCAGGTAGCTACCGATTTTTACCACCGCTGGCCCACCGATCTGAATTTGATGCAGCAGCTGCACATCCCCAACTTCCGCTTTTCGGTGGCCTGGTCGCGGGTATTGCCGAACGGTATTGGGGTAGTAAATGCCAAAGGACTAGATTTTTACGACCGACTGGTGGATGGCTGCCTGGAACGCGGCATTACGCCCTGGCCCACGCTCTACCACTGGGATTTACCCGCCGCCCTGCAGCAGCGCGGCGGCTGGACCAACCGTAGCATCGTGGGCTGGTTTGCCGAGTATGCCCAACACGTAGCCGCTCGCCTCGGCGACCGAGTGCAGCACTGGATGGTGCTCAACGAGCCGATGGTATTTACGGGCGCGGGCCATATGATCGGCATTCACGCGCCCGGCCGGCGGGGGCTGGGGGGCTTTTTATCGAGCACTCACCACGCTGCCTTAGCTCAGGCCGAAGGTGGGCGGGCCCTGCGCGCTGCGCTGCCGGCCACCGCCCAGATCGGCACCACGTTCTCCTGCTCTCACCTCACGCCCTGGCGCCCTCATTTAATTCGCGACCAGCGCGCCACGGCTCGCGCCAACGCCATCCTCAACCGTCTGTTTGTGGAGCCAACTCTGGGCCTAGGCTATCCGGTGGCCGAAGCACCGGTGCTCGACTGGCTCAACCGCTACATAAAACCTGGGGATGAGGAGCGCCTGCCCTTCACCTTCGACTTCTGGGGTGTGCAGAACTACACCCGCGAAGTGGTGCGCCATTCGCCTTATATACCGTTGGTATGGGCTAAATTAGTGGGTGCTGCCGAGCGCGGCGTATCTCATACTACTA
The window above is part of the Hymenobacter radiodurans genome. Proteins encoded here:
- a CDS encoding GH1 family beta-glucosidase; translation: MPEFAAALPAAFFPSTTPQTYTSTDFGPDFRWGVAAAAYQTEGAWNADGKGPSIWDEFVRRPRKIRGNSHAQVATDFYHRWPTDLNLMQQLHIPNFRFSVAWSRVLPNGIGVVNAKGLDFYDRLVDGCLERGITPWPTLYHWDLPAALQQRGGWTNRSIVGWFAEYAQHVAARLGDRVQHWMVLNEPMVFTGAGHMIGIHAPGRRGLGGFLSSTHHAALAQAEGGRALRAALPATAQIGTTFSCSHLTPWRPHLIRDQRATARANAILNRLFVEPTLGLGYPVAEAPVLDWLNRYIKPGDEERLPFTFDFWGVQNYTREVVRHSPYIPLVWAKLVGAAERGVSHTTMGWEVYPESIYHMLKQFSSYKDAPRLLVTENGAAFPDEFIDGRVPDVARQAYLRACIGQVLRAQREGVPVDGYFAWSFTDNFEWAEGYHQRFGLVRVDYDTQERTVKDSGHWYAGLLGGDVV